Genomic DNA from Acidobacteriota bacterium:
GAGCACGAGTGATGCCAGCAGAATTCAATTGGGATAATGCGGAAGACCTGGGAATCATGCTGCGCGAGAAGTTTCCCACGCTCGATCCGCTGACCGTGCGCTTTACCGACCTGCACCGCTACGTGACGGAACTGCCCGGATTCACCGGCGATGCGAAGCTTTCGAACGAGCCCAAGCTCGAGGCCATCCAGATGGCGTGGTACGAGGAGTGGAAAGACAACCAGTAGGTCATCCTTCGAAAGCCGGCTGCTCACCTTCAGCAACTCTGCCTGGTGCCATACTGAGACAACCCCCGCCTTAATCCTTTCGTCCTAGTAAGCAGCAACACCTGTCCCGACAACGCTGTTTCGAATCGGAGACGGAGGTTCATCTATGCTGTGGACGATCACGATCATTCTGTTCGTAATG
This window encodes:
- the iscX gene encoding Fe-S cluster assembly protein IscX; the encoded protein is MPAEFNWDNAEDLGIMLREKFPTLDPLTVRFTDLHRYVTELPGFTGDAKLSNEPKLEAIQMAWYEEWKDNQ